The following are from one region of the Paenibacillus sp. KS-LC4 genome:
- a CDS encoding ABC transporter permease, protein MKQAVIGKQIWQGSRVDGAAKTRKKIRLTATDLLIYAAAVIVLFIISCALFPSLIAPYSPTLMDAEQIMQPPSLEHVFGTDYFGRDVFSVVVHGSRDSLLIGFISVLVGCVTGGAIGAIAGYIGGVVDAVFMRLIDVLMTIPGVLLALAIAAALGPSLMNVVLAVAAASIPGYARVMRGQIMSIKGRPFITASRSIGASSLSIFVRHVLPNSLSPMFVMAAIGIGTAILTGAGLNFLGLGTIKEIPDWGALLSQGRGYLTVAWWICTFPGLAITLFVLSINILGDKVRDQLDPKQSRL, encoded by the coding sequence ATGAAGCAAGCCGTCATTGGCAAGCAAATTTGGCAAGGAAGCAGGGTAGATGGTGCTGCGAAAACTCGCAAAAAAATAAGGCTGACGGCTACGGACCTGCTGATTTATGCGGCAGCGGTTATCGTGTTGTTTATTATTAGCTGTGCATTATTTCCGAGCTTGATTGCTCCCTATTCGCCTACATTAATGGATGCGGAGCAAATTATGCAGCCGCCGAGTCTTGAGCATGTGTTCGGGACGGATTATTTTGGACGTGACGTATTTAGTGTTGTCGTGCATGGCAGCCGGGATTCCTTGCTGATCGGCTTCATATCGGTGCTTGTCGGCTGCGTGACGGGCGGAGCGATTGGAGCGATAGCGGGTTATATTGGCGGTGTGGTAGATGCTGTATTTATGCGGCTGATTGACGTGCTGATGACGATTCCGGGCGTGCTGCTCGCGCTGGCAATTGCAGCGGCACTTGGGCCAAGCCTGATGAATGTCGTGCTTGCTGTAGCGGCAGCCTCAATACCCGGATACGCGCGTGTAATGCGCGGGCAAATCATGAGTATAAAAGGTCGGCCTTTCATTACCGCCTCCCGCTCTATTGGCGCTTCGAGTTTATCAATCTTTGTGCGGCATGTGCTGCCGAATTCTTTATCCCCCATGTTTGTCATGGCGGCAATCGGTATTGGCACGGCGATTTTGACCGGAGCAGGCCTCAACTTTTTAGGGCTTGGCACGATAAAGGAAATTCCAGACTGGGGAGCGCTGCTCTCCCAAGGCCGCGGCTATTTGACCGTAGCCTGGTGGATTTGCACCTTCCCAGGTCTTGCCATCACGCTGTTTGTTCTCTCCATTAACATACTGGGTGACAAGGTTCGCGATCAATTAGATCCGAAGCAAAGCAGATTATAA
- a CDS encoding ABC transporter permease gives MLKVVSVRLYTSLLVLVGTMVLVFCIVNVLPGDPALLILDPSSATPEMIANLREQLGLNQPFYERFGEYFLHVLQGNFGKSIVNSEPVLPKIVEHFPATLALTVLSSLIAVVIGVTLGVLSAIHRNRWIDIVARIVGLFGISMPTFWSGILLILIFSVQLGWFPAMGSDGFSTLVLPAITLGFVGSGFIVRMVRNSMLEVINEPFIVTLRAKGLPGRFIMYKHALRNALIPALTMVGVIIGDLMAGTVVIETVFSRQGIGRIIADAIMAKDLPVVQGVIFFSAIVYIVVNLLVDISYTLIDPRVRRTG, from the coding sequence ATGTTAAAAGTGGTAAGCGTTCGGCTTTATACGTCCTTGCTCGTGCTGGTCGGCACGATGGTGCTCGTCTTTTGTATCGTCAATGTGCTGCCCGGCGACCCTGCGCTCCTTATTCTTGATCCATCCTCTGCCACTCCAGAGATGATTGCCAATTTGCGGGAGCAGCTTGGGCTGAACCAGCCGTTCTATGAGCGGTTTGGGGAATATTTTCTACATGTGCTTCAAGGCAACTTTGGCAAATCAATCGTTAATTCGGAGCCGGTATTGCCGAAAATCGTTGAGCATTTTCCTGCGACGCTCGCTTTGACGGTGTTAAGCTCACTCATTGCCGTTGTTATCGGCGTCACGCTAGGCGTGCTGTCGGCGATTCACCGCAATCGCTGGATTGACATTGTCGCGCGAATAGTAGGCTTGTTCGGCATTTCGATGCCGACATTCTGGTCGGGCATTTTGCTGATTCTGATTTTCTCGGTACAGCTCGGCTGGTTTCCAGCAATGGGCTCGGATGGCTTCAGCACGCTGGTGCTGCCGGCCATTACACTCGGCTTTGTTGGCTCAGGCTTTATCGTGCGGATGGTTCGCAATAGCATGCTTGAGGTCATTAATGAGCCGTTTATCGTCACGCTTCGTGCAAAGGGATTGCCGGGGAGGTTCATCATGTATAAGCATGCGCTGCGAAATGCGCTGATACCAGCATTGACAATGGTTGGCGTCATTATTGGTGATTTAATGGCGGGGACGGTAGTCATTGAGACGGTGTTTTCGCGCCAAGGCATTGGACGAATTATTGCTGATGCGATTATGGCGAAGGATTTGCCGGTCGTGCAAGGCGTTATTTTTTTCTCGGCGATTGTGTACATTGTTGTGAATTTGCTTGTGGACATTTCCTATACGTTAATTGATCCGCGCGTAAGGCGTACCGGGTAG
- a CDS encoding ABC transporter substrate-binding protein has translation MSKAYSKPAVWMKMVSLSLAVTLVLAGCSGGGGKSSTNAAGSSSSAAPAASAEQSSAPAQGGELSYALATSPDQLDPHRSGLAVAVRVIRTLYDTLVVQLPGGEIKPWLATEWSISEDGKSYTFKLRQDVKFQDGTPFNAEAVKYNFDRIIDPETKAANALALVRPYESSEVIDEYTVKLNLSEPSQAFLGNVSQALLSIVSPTAAKKDGDQFTKHPVGTGPFKFVKWDENSEIVVEKNPDYKWAPETVGQQGAPNLDKIIFKIVPEEATRIGSVQSGQVLAAETVPPQNILSLKNDANSQLYQANTVGLPYTLFINQSRAPWNELKARQALQLGINVEAIVKTLYLGTYEQAWSPLSPGIFGYDASLEGSVKPDIEKAKQLLDELGWKAGADGIREKDGKKLTLHYVDGSPNREKRNDIAAIVQQLKPLGIQVDVEITKDVATVVYANNNYDLYGNSQVNSDPNALYSIYHTTAPGARQNLPNLSDPELDKLLEDGATEQDQTKREAIYKEAQQLIINKAVIIPIYVFPYTVAASKKVQGLAFDSLGYPIFNDVYIAE, from the coding sequence ATGAGCAAAGCATACAGCAAGCCAGCCGTTTGGATGAAAATGGTCAGTCTCTCCCTAGCCGTTACTCTTGTTCTGGCAGGATGCAGCGGAGGCGGGGGCAAGAGCAGCACGAATGCGGCGGGGAGTAGCTCTAGCGCTGCACCTGCGGCTTCTGCCGAGCAGAGCAGCGCACCTGCTCAAGGCGGCGAGCTAAGCTATGCGCTCGCCACCTCGCCCGACCAGCTTGATCCGCATCGCAGCGGCCTTGCCGTCGCTGTCCGGGTCATTCGGACGCTTTATGACACGCTGGTCGTCCAGCTTCCAGGCGGAGAGATCAAGCCTTGGCTAGCAACGGAATGGTCGATTTCGGAGGATGGAAAATCGTATACGTTTAAGCTCCGTCAGGACGTTAAGTTTCAGGACGGCACTCCTTTTAACGCCGAAGCAGTGAAATATAATTTTGACCGGATTATTGACCCGGAGACGAAAGCTGCTAATGCTTTAGCGCTCGTTCGACCTTATGAATCGTCGGAGGTTATTGATGAATATACGGTCAAATTGAACTTATCCGAGCCATCACAGGCGTTCTTGGGCAATGTAAGCCAGGCGCTGCTCAGCATCGTGTCGCCGACAGCGGCGAAGAAGGACGGGGATCAATTCACCAAGCATCCGGTCGGAACAGGGCCCTTCAAATTTGTGAAATGGGATGAAAATTCGGAAATCGTCGTGGAGAAAAACCCCGATTATAAATGGGCGCCGGAAACGGTCGGCCAGCAAGGCGCGCCAAATTTGGATAAAATCATTTTCAAAATTGTGCCAGAGGAGGCTACGCGGATCGGCAGCGTCCAAAGCGGGCAGGTGCTTGCTGCTGAGACCGTACCGCCGCAAAATATTCTCTCCTTGAAAAACGATGCAAACAGCCAGCTATACCAAGCGAACACCGTTGGTCTGCCGTATACGCTGTTTATCAATCAAAGCAGAGCACCATGGAATGAGCTAAAGGCTCGGCAGGCGCTGCAGCTTGGCATTAATGTCGAGGCAATCGTCAAAACGCTGTATCTAGGCACGTATGAGCAAGCGTGGTCGCCGCTATCACCGGGTATTTTCGGTTATGACGCTTCGCTTGAAGGCAGCGTAAAGCCGGATATTGAGAAGGCGAAGCAACTGCTTGACGAGTTGGGCTGGAAAGCCGGAGCAGATGGCATCCGGGAAAAGGACGGCAAGAAGCTGACGCTTCATTATGTGGATGGCTCGCCGAACCGCGAGAAGCGCAATGATATTGCGGCAATCGTGCAGCAGCTGAAGCCGCTGGGCATTCAGGTAGACGTGGAAATTACGAAGGATGTCGCAACTGTTGTTTATGCGAATAATAACTATGATCTGTATGGCAATAGTCAGGTGAACTCTGATCCTAACGCGCTTTATTCCATCTATCACACAACAGCGCCGGGGGCACGCCAAAACCTGCCGAATTTATCCGATCCCGAGCTCGATAAGCTGCTTGAGGATGGGGCAACGGAGCAGGATCAAACGAAGCGCGAAGCGATCTATAAGGAAGCACAGCAGCTCATTATTAACAAGGCCGTCATTATCCCGATTTATGTATTCCCTTATACAGTAGCCGCCTCGAAAAAGGTGCAAGGCTTAGCTTTTGACTCATTGGGCTATCCGATCTTTAATGATGTGTATATAGCCGAGTAA
- a CDS encoding LLM class flavin-dependent oxidoreductase has translation MTTTKKRQLKLGAIIHGVGGNIAGWRHPDAQPDASVSLEFYKQQAQKAEAGKFDFVFIADGLYINEKSIPHFLNRFEPLTILSALGAVTSKIGLVGTLSTSYSEPFTVARQFSSLDHISGGRAGWNIVTSPLEGSAKNFGKTEHPDHPTRYRIANEYLEVTRGLWDSWEDDAFVRDKESGQFFDPKKLHTLNHNGEFFSVQGPLNIARSKQGHPVIFQAGSSEDGKNFASKVADAVFAHFESVEQGKQFYDDVKGRAAAHGRSTEDIAILPGIGPILGATDEEAERKYQELAQLVNIEKALDYLGRYFDHHDFSQYALDEPFPELGEIGQNSFRSTTDRIKRQAKEGGLTLRQVALQETTPRPTFIGTPEKVADQIQQWFEQGAVDGFIIGSATPAGLTEFVDQVVPILQERGLFREEYEHDTLRGHLGVPVPENRYAKAKVTTV, from the coding sequence TTGACAACAACTAAAAAGAGACAATTGAAGCTAGGCGCTATTATACACGGAGTAGGCGGGAATATTGCTGGATGGAGACATCCAGACGCACAGCCTGATGCAAGTGTTAGTCTTGAATTTTACAAGCAGCAGGCACAGAAGGCGGAGGCTGGAAAATTTGATTTTGTGTTCATTGCCGATGGCTTATATATAAATGAAAAATCTATTCCTCATTTTTTAAACCGCTTTGAGCCATTGACTATTTTATCTGCGCTTGGTGCGGTTACCTCGAAGATTGGCCTAGTCGGCACACTTTCAACCTCCTATAGCGAGCCTTTCACGGTAGCGAGACAATTCAGCTCGCTTGATCATATTAGCGGAGGCCGTGCAGGCTGGAACATCGTAACCTCGCCGCTTGAAGGCTCTGCGAAAAACTTTGGCAAAACCGAGCATCCCGACCATCCGACACGCTACCGGATTGCGAATGAATATTTGGAGGTAACGCGGGGGCTGTGGGATTCGTGGGAGGATGACGCTTTTGTTCGCGATAAAGAAAGCGGGCAGTTTTTTGACCCGAAAAAGCTGCACACCTTGAATCATAATGGTGAGTTTTTCTCCGTGCAGGGGCCGCTGAACATTGCCAGATCCAAGCAGGGGCATCCGGTTATTTTTCAAGCGGGTTCGTCTGAGGATGGCAAAAACTTTGCTTCTAAAGTAGCGGATGCAGTATTTGCTCATTTTGAATCAGTTGAGCAGGGCAAGCAGTTTTATGACGATGTGAAGGGACGTGCTGCTGCGCATGGGCGCTCTACGGAGGATATTGCAATTTTGCCAGGCATTGGGCCCATTCTCGGGGCGACGGATGAGGAAGCAGAACGCAAATATCAGGAGCTGGCGCAGCTTGTGAATATCGAGAAGGCGCTTGACTATTTGGGCCGATATTTCGACCATCATGACTTTTCGCAATATGCGCTCGATGAACCGTTCCCTGAGCTCGGTGAAATTGGGCAAAACAGCTTCCGCAGCACGACGGACCGCATTAAGCGGCAGGCGAAGGAAGGCGGCTTGACGCTTCGGCAGGTGGCGCTTCAAGAAACAACGCCTAGGCCGACATTCATCGGCACGCCTGAGAAGGTAGCAGATCAAATTCAGCAATGGTTCGAACAGGGGGCGGTAGACGGCTTTATTATTGGATCAGCTACCCCGGCGGGCCTTACGGAATTTGTCGATCAGGTTGTACCGATCTTGCAGGAGCGCGGCTTGTTCCGCGAGGAATACGAGCATGATACGCTGCGCGGACATCTCGGCGTGCCTGTGCCGGAAAACCGTTATGCCAAAGCCAAGGTGACGACCGTATAG
- a CDS encoding ABC transporter substrate-binding protein has translation MKSTKHLIMSTASLTLMIGMLLSACGANPSIIESPAASSASSVQPSTEADAAAQTRTYTDSKGHTVEIPVEAKRIIYTGSDIGDILALGIKPVGAALGIIKDQVAFPELLDGIEDVGDLLGDAEKITALDPDLILLDSGGTYYEEGAFDTLSKIAPTLTYDRLDTNERLRMLGDIVGKEQQAEEWIASYDAKAKEVAAKLNIQTGESASVFLLLGKDFYVMGDKSFAATLYHTLGYKPTEEIQKNLIDANEQFSNISSELLPDFAGDWLFVLTDEDDAERSAADSYAQSAIWKSIPAVKNGQVIYLPTKWNFSDPITMERLLDQLPAIMNK, from the coding sequence GTGAAATCAACTAAACATTTAATTATGTCAACCGCGAGTCTTACTCTAATGATAGGCATGCTGCTGTCTGCATGTGGAGCCAATCCATCGATTATTGAAAGTCCTGCTGCCAGCTCTGCCTCATCCGTTCAGCCAAGCACAGAAGCAGATGCTGCTGCGCAAACACGCACCTATACGGACTCGAAGGGCCATACAGTTGAAATTCCAGTCGAAGCTAAGCGCATCATCTATACAGGGAGCGATATCGGCGACATCCTGGCACTCGGTATAAAGCCTGTCGGTGCAGCGCTGGGCATTATTAAGGATCAGGTCGCATTCCCGGAGCTGCTGGATGGCATAGAGGATGTTGGCGATTTGCTTGGCGATGCCGAGAAAATAACGGCGCTTGATCCCGATTTGATTTTGCTCGACAGCGGCGGTACTTATTATGAGGAGGGCGCTTTTGACACCTTGTCCAAAATTGCTCCAACGCTCACTTATGATCGCCTCGATACGAACGAGCGACTGCGCATGCTTGGCGATATTGTAGGGAAAGAGCAGCAGGCGGAGGAATGGATTGCCTCCTATGATGCAAAGGCTAAAGAGGTTGCAGCCAAGCTTAATATCCAAACAGGAGAAAGCGCATCCGTATTCCTTCTCCTTGGTAAAGATTTCTATGTCATGGGCGACAAGAGCTTTGCAGCAACGCTGTACCATACGCTTGGCTATAAGCCAACAGAGGAAATACAGAAAAATTTAATTGATGCAAATGAACAATTTTCCAACATTTCGAGTGAGCTGCTGCCCGATTTTGCCGGAGACTGGCTGTTCGTCCTGACGGATGAAGACGATGCGGAGCGATCGGCGGCTGACTCCTACGCCCAAAGCGCCATTTGGAAGTCCATTCCCGCAGTGAAAAATGGTCAAGTCATCTATTTACCGACGAAATGGAATTTCTCTGATCCTATAACAATGGAGCGCCTGCTTGATCAACTGCCTGCCATTATGAATAAATAA
- a CDS encoding AraC family transcriptional regulator — protein sequence MPLEALLFSFQAATELHGTDQASVTREKILSRHTLFAMTTGDAIWQIEGKEPMQAQQGDCLVLPPGAALHLRAKSAASFRCARITFDLYKIGQACPEASLGDRFPYYMPLAIRPLSLLLDALEQLLSDRQSSSPLARFKQQIKLQELIAMLLEQHERCNQGDSPIAAVESSVAYMKEHYCEPITVEKLLQLSGVGRWQYSTLFQSLTGRKPLDYLTELRLNRAKELLLLRPQEPLREIAHSVGFQDEYYFNRRFRNRIGLSPKQYVRRITDVAASADWAGRKIRLPLQSTRIVAIGYSLGDMLTLGIRPIGADLSLIGKQVVFRSELQHIADVGSKGDTAIIAGLEPELILHCNLKHESPEALARIAPTLFIEKNAPTYARLRQVADILGKTEQAERWIADYESRAEAMWKSIRPYLLPSETASIFVVVRGDLYVMGNHGLAPSIYHPHGFGQTDRVKQLYRANIPFLKIDAAQLEEYSGSRIFLLSTDDALSKELIRRIVMSKGWKQLPAVRSGRFHIADAMWNFDDPLTRDRLLNVLPRLLRQSS from the coding sequence ATGCCGCTAGAAGCTTTGTTATTCTCTTTTCAGGCAGCCACGGAGCTGCATGGCACTGACCAAGCATCCGTAACTCGCGAGAAAATACTTTCCCGCCACACGTTGTTTGCTATGACAACAGGTGATGCGATATGGCAGATCGAGGGGAAAGAGCCGATGCAGGCGCAACAAGGCGATTGTCTCGTGCTGCCCCCAGGGGCTGCGCTGCATTTGAGAGCTAAATCAGCCGCCAGCTTTCGCTGTGCTCGAATAACCTTCGATCTTTATAAAATAGGACAAGCCTGCCCGGAAGCTAGCCTTGGTGACCGCTTTCCCTATTATATGCCGCTTGCTATTCGGCCTCTTTCGCTGCTGCTTGATGCTCTGGAGCAGCTTCTGTCCGATAGACAAAGCTCCTCTCCGCTTGCTCGCTTCAAGCAGCAAATCAAGCTGCAGGAGCTTATTGCTATGCTGCTTGAGCAGCATGAGCGCTGCAATCAGGGAGACAGCCCAATCGCAGCGGTTGAATCGTCGGTAGCTTATATGAAGGAGCACTATTGCGAGCCGATTACGGTTGAGAAGCTGCTGCAGCTTTCCGGCGTAGGCCGCTGGCAATACAGCACGCTGTTTCAGTCATTGACCGGACGCAAGCCGCTCGACTATTTAACCGAGCTGCGATTAAACCGGGCCAAGGAACTGCTGCTGCTTCGTCCGCAGGAGCCGCTCCGCGAAATTGCCCATAGCGTAGGCTTTCAGGATGAATATTATTTTAACCGCCGTTTCCGGAACCGTATCGGGCTTTCTCCTAAACAATATGTAAGGAGAATCACCGATGTCGCCGCCTCTGCTGACTGGGCGGGCCGGAAGATCAGGCTGCCGCTGCAATCGACACGAATTGTTGCAATCGGCTATTCGCTTGGCGACATGCTGACGCTTGGTATCAGGCCAATCGGAGCCGATTTGTCGCTTATCGGCAAGCAGGTCGTTTTTCGGAGCGAGCTTCAGCATATTGCCGATGTTGGCAGTAAAGGCGATACTGCCATTATTGCCGGGCTAGAGCCTGAGCTGATTCTCCATTGCAATCTCAAGCATGAGTCTCCAGAAGCACTGGCGCGTATCGCTCCTACTCTATTTATCGAAAAAAATGCTCCTACTTATGCCAGGCTGCGCCAAGTAGCTGACATTTTGGGTAAAACCGAGCAGGCGGAGCGCTGGATTGCTGACTACGAATCTAGAGCGGAGGCCATGTGGAAATCTATTCGTCCGTATTTGCTTCCCTCTGAGACAGCATCCATTTTCGTCGTGGTCAGAGGAGACTTATACGTAATGGGCAATCACGGTCTGGCACCGTCTATTTACCACCCGCACGGGTTCGGGCAGACCGACAGAGTCAAGCAGCTGTATCGCGCCAATATCCCCTTCCTGAAAATCGATGCAGCGCAGCTTGAGGAATATTCCGGCTCGCGGATTTTTCTGCTGAGCACAGACGATGCATTATCGAAAGAATTGATTCGCCGCATCGTTATGAGTAAAGGCTGGAAGCAGCTTCCTGCTGTAAGAAGCGGACGTTTTCATATCGCGGATGCAATGTGGAATTTTGACGATCCATTAACGCGCGATCGGCTGCTGAATGTGCTGCCCCGCCTTTTGCGTCAAAGCTCCTAA
- a CDS encoding ABC transporter ATP-binding protein, protein MLRRFFDYYRPYKGLFILDFSCAVLAALLELVFPLALNRVVDDLLPSGNWKWILWACVGLIGIYVISALLHYVVTYWGHKLGIQIESDMRSKLFNHIQKLSFRFFDNNKTGHLVSRMTNDLMDIGEIAHHGPEDMFIAIMTLLGAFGLMLTINWQLAVLTFIIIPLMIYLSLYFSRKMSKAFHRMFSDIADYNARVENTVSGIRVVQAFSNEKHEVDQFEVNNGRFLQTKLVAYRVMAWNSSISYILMKFVSLFVLACGTWFVIQGQMTFGEFMAFVLLSNVFLGPIEKINSVIETYPKGIAGFKRYLELLETEPDIEDAPDAKVISRLEGEITFRDVSFGYEEGKAILNHIDLTVKAGETVALVGPSGAGKTTICSLLPRFYEVTGGAIEIDGLDIRKIKLDSLRGQIGIVQQDVFLFDGTIRENIAYGKLNATEEEIWEAARRAQLEELILSQGQGMDTLIGERGVKLSGGQKQRLSIARMFLKNPPILILDEATSALDTATEAAIQQALAELSKGRTTLVIAHRLATIKNADRIVVVTEEGIKEQGSHDELLAIKGVYNRLHKAQFGA, encoded by the coding sequence ATGCTTCGCCGTTTTTTTGACTATTACCGACCTTATAAAGGGTTGTTCATACTGGACTTCTCCTGCGCGGTGCTTGCTGCTTTGCTGGAGCTGGTATTCCCGCTTGCCTTAAACCGGGTCGTGGATGATCTGCTGCCCTCGGGCAATTGGAAATGGATTTTGTGGGCCTGTGTAGGCTTGATTGGCATTTATGTAATAAGTGCGCTTCTCCATTATGTGGTAACTTATTGGGGGCATAAGCTCGGCATTCAAATAGAGTCGGATATGCGCAGCAAGCTGTTCAACCATATTCAGAAGCTGTCGTTCCGTTTCTTCGACAACAATAAGACGGGGCATCTCGTATCGCGGATGACCAATGACCTGATGGATATCGGGGAAATTGCCCACCACGGGCCGGAGGACATGTTTATTGCCATTATGACGCTGCTTGGCGCATTCGGGCTTATGCTGACCATCAACTGGCAGCTGGCGGTGCTGACGTTTATTATTATTCCGCTGATGATCTACTTGTCGCTATATTTCAGCCGCAAAATGTCCAAGGCGTTCCACCGGATGTTTTCCGATATTGCCGACTATAATGCTCGCGTTGAAAATACCGTTAGCGGCATTCGCGTCGTTCAAGCGTTCTCCAATGAAAAGCATGAGGTGGATCAATTTGAAGTGAACAATGGTCGTTTTCTACAAACGAAGCTGGTCGCTTACCGTGTTATGGCTTGGAACTCATCAATCAGCTATATACTGATGAAATTTGTTTCCTTGTTTGTGCTCGCTTGCGGTACTTGGTTCGTGATTCAAGGTCAAATGACGTTTGGTGAATTTATGGCATTTGTCCTGCTTTCCAATGTGTTTCTCGGTCCAATTGAAAAAATCAACTCGGTTATTGAGACGTATCCGAAGGGTATTGCCGGCTTTAAGCGTTATTTGGAGCTGCTCGAAACTGAGCCGGATATTGAGGATGCGCCGGACGCCAAGGTGATTAGCCGCTTGGAGGGAGAAATTACGTTCCGCGATGTATCCTTTGGTTATGAGGAAGGCAAAGCGATCTTGAATCATATTGATTTAACCGTGAAAGCAGGAGAGACGGTAGCTCTTGTTGGACCATCGGGAGCCGGAAAAACGACGATATGCAGCCTGCTTCCGCGCTTCTATGAGGTTACAGGCGGGGCGATTGAAATTGATGGCCTCGACATTCGGAAAATTAAGCTGGATTCCTTGCGCGGACAAATCGGTATCGTGCAGCAGGATGTGTTCTTGTTCGATGGCACCATTCGCGAAAATATTGCTTACGGCAAGCTGAATGCTACTGAGGAGGAAATTTGGGAGGCGGCTCGCCGAGCGCAGCTGGAGGAGCTTATTCTTTCGCAGGGCCAAGGAATGGACACACTTATCGGCGAACGCGGCGTGAAATTGTCTGGCGGACAGAAGCAGCGCCTTTCCATTGCCCGCATGTTTCTGAAAAATCCGCCAATCCTTATTCTTGATGAGGCGACCTCGGCGCTTGATACTGCCACGGAGGCAGCAATCCAGCAGGCGCTGGCTGAGCTGTCGAAAGGGCGCACGACGCTCGTTATTGCCCATCGTCTTGCGACAATCAAAAACGCTGACCGCATCGTTGTCGTTACGGAGGAAGGCATTAAGGAGCAGGGCAGCCATGATGAGCTGCTGGCCATTAAAGGCGTATACAATCGCCTGCATAAAGCGCAGTTCGGCGCTTAG
- a CDS encoding carbohydrate ABC transporter permease, whose protein sequence is MVTGNIKIQNELSEIKPGIGIRLGYSVLYAVLIAVAALQLFPLVWLLFFSLKNNQEVFNLPPLSLPMNPRWENYEKVWSAGNIDVYFFNSVWITISATVITVMLGSLVTYAVTRMRWKGSSLVLGLFMVAMMIPVHSTLIPLFSLFNKVGLTDHPLSLILSYVAFNMPITIMILLGFYYALPREVEEAAIIDGCSVNRMFFRIIFPMTSSVLATTAIINMIYNWNEFIFVNTFISSDSYKTLTVGVQNFIGQYTTDWGAIGATLMISILPILITFLFLSNRIVEGIAAGSVKG, encoded by the coding sequence ATGGTTACTGGGAATATAAAAATTCAGAATGAGCTGTCGGAAATAAAACCGGGGATCGGCATCAGGCTAGGGTATAGCGTTTTATATGCCGTTTTAATTGCGGTAGCCGCGTTGCAGCTATTTCCACTTGTTTGGCTGTTGTTTTTCTCTCTTAAAAATAATCAGGAGGTATTCAATCTCCCTCCGTTGTCACTGCCGATGAATCCGCGATGGGAAAACTATGAGAAGGTTTGGAGCGCCGGCAACATTGATGTTTATTTTTTCAACAGCGTCTGGATCACCATTTCAGCTACAGTTATTACTGTAATGCTGGGCAGTTTAGTCACTTATGCTGTCACAAGAATGAGATGGAAGGGCAGCTCGCTAGTGCTTGGCCTATTCATGGTGGCCATGATGATTCCTGTGCATTCTACGCTAATTCCGCTGTTCAGCCTGTTTAATAAAGTGGGGCTGACGGATCATCCCCTGTCTCTGATTTTATCTTATGTGGCCTTCAACATGCCGATAACGATTATGATTCTGCTCGGGTTCTACTATGCGCTGCCGCGCGAGGTGGAGGAAGCCGCTATAATAGACGGCTGCTCGGTCAATCGGATGTTTTTCCGAATTATCTTCCCGATGACAAGCTCCGTGCTTGCTACAACGGCGATCATCAACATGATTTACAACTGGAATGAATTTATTTTTGTTAACACGTTTATTAGCTCTGATTCTTATAAAACCTTGACTGTCGGCGTGCAAAATTTTATCGGTCAGTATACGACGGATTGGGGTGCTATCGGAGCCACGCTCATGATTAGCATTCTTCCCATTTTGATTACGTTCCTGTTCCTCAGCAACCGTATTGTTGAAGGGATTGCTGCGGGCTCGGTTAAAGGGTAA